The Callospermophilus lateralis isolate mCalLat2 chromosome 15, mCalLat2.hap1, whole genome shotgun sequence genome window below encodes:
- the Ndst2 gene encoding bifunctional heparan sulfate N-deacetylase/N-sulfotransferase 2, producing the protein MLQLWKVVRPARQLELHRLILLLIAFSLGSMGFLAYYVSTSPKAKEPLPLPLGDCSSSGAAAPGLARPPVPPRMPRPPETARTEPVVLVFVESAYSQLGQEIVAILESSRFRYSTELAPGRGDMPTLTDHTHGRYVLVIYENLLKYVNLDAWSRELLDRYCVEYGVGIIGFFRAHEHSLLSAQLKGFPLFLHSNLGLRDYQVNPSAPLLHLTRPSRLEAGPLPGDDWTIFQSNHSTYEPVLLASLRPAEPPVLGPVPRRARLPTVVQDLGLHDGIQRVFFGHGLSFWLHKLVFVDAVAYLTGKRLCLDLDRYILVDIDDIFVGKEGTRMKVADVEALLTTQSKLRTLVPNFTFNLGFSGKFYHTGTEEEDAGDDMLLKHRKEFWWFPHMWSHMQPHLFHNRSVLADQMRLNKQFALEHGIPTDLGYAVAPHHSGVYPIHTQLYEAWKSVWGIQVTSTEEYPHLRPARYRRGFIHNGIMVLPRQTCGLFTHTIFYNEYPGGSRELDRSIRGGELFLTVLLNPISIFMTHLSNYGNDRLGLYTFESLVRFLQCWTRLRLQTLPPVPLARKYFELFPQERSPLWQNPCDDKRHKDIWSKEKTCDRLPKFLIVGPQKTGTTAIHFFLSLHPAVTSSFPSPSTFEEIQFFNGPNYHKGIDWYMDFFPVPSNASTDFLFEKSATYFDSEVVPRRGAALLPRAKIITVLTNPADRAYSWYQHQRAHGDPVALNYTFYQVISASSQAPLVLRSLQNRCLVPGYYSTHLQRWLTYYPSGQLLIVDGQELRTNPAASMESIQKFLGITPFLNYTRTLRFDEDKGFWCQGLEGGKTRCLGKSKGRRYPDMDTESRLFLTDFFRNHNLELSKLLNRLGQAVPSWLREELQRSSLG; encoded by the exons ATGCTTCAGCTGTGGAAGGTGGTACGCCCAGCTCGGCAGCTGGAACTGCACCGCCTCATACTGCTGCTGATTGCTTTCAGCCTGGGCTCCATGGGCTTCCTGGCTTACTATGTATCCACCAGCCCCAAGGCTAAGGAACCCCTGCCCCTGCCCTTGGGAGACTGCAGCAGTAGTGGGGCAGCTGCCCCTGGCCTTGCACGGCCTCCAGTCCCTCCTCGAATGCCCAGGCCTCCAGAAACAGCTCGAACCGAACCAGTGGTCCTTGTGTTTGTGGAGAGTGCATACTCACAACTGGGTCAGGAGATTGTGGCCATCTTGGAGTCTAGTCGTTTTCGTTATAGCACTGAGTTGGCACCTGGTCGAGGGGATATGCCCACATTGACTGATCATACCCATGGCCGCTATGTCTTGGTAATTTATGAAAACCTGCTCAAGTATGTTAACCTGGATGCCTGGAGTCGGGAACTGCTAGATCGATACTGTGTCGAGTATGGTGTGGGCATCATTGGCTTTTTCCGAGCCCATGAGCACAGCCTACTGAGTGCTCAACTCAAGGGCTTTCCCCTTTTTTTACATTCAAACTTGGGACTACGCGACTATCAAGTGAATCCTTCTGCCCCCCTGCTGCATCTCACTCGCCCTAGCCGCCTGGAAGCTGGGCCGCTGCCTGGTGATGACTGGACCATCTTCCAATCCAATCACAGCACATATGAACCAGTGCTTCTTGCCAGCCTTCGGCCAGCTGAACCCCCTGTGCTAGGACCAGTGCCTCGTCGGGCCCGACTTCCCACTGTGGTACAGGACCTGGGGCTTCATGATGGCATCCAGCGGGTGTTCTTTGGCCATGGCCTTTCATTTTGGCTCCACAAACTTGTCTTCGTTGATGCTGTTGCATACCTCACTGGCAAGCGCCTCTGCCTGGACCTTGACCGCTATATCTTAGTAGACATTGATGATATCTTTGTGGGCAAAGAAGGTACCCGCATGAAGGTGGCTGATGTTGAG GCTCTCTTGACCACCCAGAGCAAACTCAGGACTTTAGTCCCCAACTTCACCTTCAACCTGGGCTTCTCGGGCAAGTTCTACCATACTG GGACAGAGGAGGAGGATGCAGGGGACGACATGCTGCTGAAGCACCGCAAAGAGTTCTGGTGGTTCCCCCACATGTGGAGCCACATGCAGCCACACCTGTTCCACAATCGCTCCGTGCTGGCTGACCAGATGAGGCTCAACAAACAGTTTGCTTTG GAGCATGGGATTCCCACGGATCTGGGGTATGCTGTGGCCCCTCACCACTCGGGCGTGTACCCCATCCACACGCAGCTCTATGAGGCCTGGAAATCTGTGTGGGGCATCCAGGTGACCAGCACTGAGGAGTATCCCCATCTCCGTCCTGCCCGCTACCGCCGTGGCTTTATTCACAACGGCATCATG GTGCTGCCCCGGCAGACATGTGGTCTCTTCACTCACACAATCTTCTACAATGAATATCCTGGAGGTTCTCGTGAACTAGACCGGAGCATCCGAGGAGGAGAGCTCTTTCTGACAGTGCTACTTAATCCG ATCAGCATCTTTATGACCCATTTGTCCAATTACGGAAATGACCGGTTGGGCCTGTACACCTTTGAGAGCCTGGTGCGCTTCCTCCAATGCTGGACACGGCTGCGCCTACAGACCCTTCCTCCAGTCCCTCTTGCACGAAAGTACTTTGAACTTTTCCCCCAGGAGAGAAGTCCCCTTTGGCAG AATCCCTGTGATGACAAGAGGCACAAAGATATCTGGTCCAAGGAGAAAACCTGTGATCGGCTCCCCAAATTCCTCATTGTGGGACCCCAGAAGACAG GGACCACGGCTATTCACTTCTTCCTGAGCCTGCACCCAGCTGTGACTAGTAGCTTCCCTAGCCCAAGCACCTTTGAGGAGATTCAGTTCTTCAATGGCCCTAATTACCACAAGGGTATTGACTG GTATATGGACTTCTTCCCTGTTCCTTCTAATGCCAGCACTGACTTCCTGTTTGAAAAAAGTGCCACCTACTTTGATTCAGAGGTTGTACCACGGCGGGGGGCTGCCCTCCTACCAAGAGCCAAGATCATCACTGTGCTCACCAATCCTGCTGACAGGGCCTACTCCTGGTACCAG CACCAGCGTGCACATGGAGACCCAGTTGCTCTGAACTATACCTTCTACCAGGTGATTTCAGCTTCCTCCCAGGCCCCTCTGGTACTTCGCTCTCTGCAGAACCGCTGTCTTGTCCCTGGCTATTATTCCACCCATCTACAACGCTGGCTGACTTACTACCCCTCTGGACAG CTGCTGATTGTGGATGGGCAAGAGCTGCGTACCAACCCTGCAGCCTCAATGGAGAGCATCCAGAAGTTCCTGGGTATCACGCCCTTTCTGAACTACACACGGACCCTCAG GTTTGATGAAGATAAGGGGTTTTGGTGCCAGGGACTTGAAGGTGGTAAAACTCGATGTCTAGGCAAAAGCAAAGGCCGGAGGTACCCAGATATGGACACTGAG TCACGCCTTTTCCTTACGGATTTTTTCCGAAACCATAACTTGGAGCTGTCGAAGCTGCTGAACCGGCTTGGACAGGCAGTACCCTCGTGGCTTCGGGAAGAACTGCAGCGTTCCAGTCTGGGTTGA